Proteins found in one Mytilus edulis chromosome 2, xbMytEdul2.2, whole genome shotgun sequence genomic segment:
- the LOC139511476 gene encoding uncharacterized protein isoform X2 yields MMKFFCVILFLQTLSFKGGYGFNRMPNFFDYPRTIRLNVSYCQNIANSVVTSNDCGATIDCRGTARFVSCLHRYSGSKLNGSTCSKTTSSEECSRKLQERQQACSTKKSGLLPDSKFCHLYYDCSNPAKSKICQYPKLFSTKTNTCGDFKKVKCGSRIEFKSYCQYYPPQHGFRGPPCELYHPNCEGYPDGANPHTEKTGAGSPWYMLCKGERFIKEGICPNARYGFNKKTCQVVECSRKINKYYPTLGCRGYIWCYYGRQFRYNCAVGTVFDYRRQSCQHVYDVCKPCGTKSC; encoded by the exons ATGATGAAGTTCTTTTGCGTTATTCTATTCCTACAAACCTTGTCATTTAAAGGGGGTTACGGTTTTAATCGTATGCCCAACTTCTTTGATTACCCAAGGACAATCAGATTGAATGTATCATATTGTCAAAATATTGCTAACAGCGTAGTTACCAGCAATGATTGTGGAGCCACAATTGATTGTAGGGGGACTGCACGCTTTGTTTCTTGTCTACACCGTTATAGTGGTTCAAAACTGAATGGTTCGACGTGTTCTAAAACTACCAGCTCAGAAGAATGTTCCAGAAAGTTACAAG AAAGACAACAGGCATGTTCCACGAAGAAATCGGGTTTACTTCCGGATTCTAAATTTTGTCATCTGTATTACGATTGTTCTAACCCTGCTAAATCGAAGATTTGTCAGTATCCCAAACTTTTCTCAACAAAGACAAACACATGTGGAGACTTCAAGAAAGTAAAGTGTGGATCCAGGATAGAGTTTAAATCTTACT GTCAATACTATCCACCTCAACATGGATTTCGAGGTCCACCATGTGAGTTATATCATCCAAATTGCGAGGGGTATCCAGACGGAGCCAATCCCCATACAGAGAAAACTGGAGCAGGATCGCCTTGGTACATGCTTTGCAAGGGCGAAAGATTTATAAAAGAAGGAATCTGCCCAAACGCCAGATATGGTTTCAACAAAAAGACATGTCAGGTTGTTGAATGTAGCCGGAAGATAAATAAGTATTACCCTACTCTAGGGTGCCGGGGATATATCTGGTGTTACTATGGGAGACAATTCCGATACAATTGTGCTGTCGGTACTGTGTTTGATTACAGACGTCAGAGTTGCCAGCATGTCTACGATGTCTGTAAACCTTGTGGAACCAAGTCATG TTGA
- the LOC139511476 gene encoding uncharacterized protein isoform X1: MMKFFCVILFLQTLSFKGGYGFNRMPNFFDYPRTIRLNVSYCQNIANSVVTSNDCGATIDCRGTARFVSCLHRYSGSKLNGSTCSKTTSSEECSRKLQERQQACSTKKSGLLPDSKFCHLYYDCSNPAKSKICQYPKLFSTKTNTCGDFKKVKCGSRIEFKSYCQYYPPQHGFRGPPCELYHPNCEGYPDGANPHTEKTGAGSPWYMLCKGERFIKEGICPNARYGFNKKTCQVVECSRKINKYYPTLGCRGYIWCYYGRQFRYNCAVGTVFDYRRQSCQHVYDVCKPCGTKSC, encoded by the exons ATGATGAAGTTCTTTTGCGTTATTCTATTCCTACAAACCTTGTCATTTAAAGGGGGTTACGGTTTTAATCGTATGCCCAACTTCTTTGATTACCCAAGGACAATCAGATTGAATGTATCATATTGTCAAAATATTGCTAACAGCGTAGTTACCAGCAATGATTGTGGAGCCACAATTGATTGTAGGGGGACTGCACGCTTTGTTTCTTGTCTACACCGTTATAGTGGTTCAAAACTGAATGGTTCGACGTGTTCTAAAACTACCAGCTCAGAAGAATGTTCCAGAAAGTTACAAG AAAGACAACAGGCATGTTCCACGAAGAAATCGGGTTTACTTCCGGATTCTAAATTTTGTCATCTGTATTACGATTGTTCTAACCCTGCTAAATCGAAGATTTGTCAGTATCCCAAACTTTTCTCAACAAAGACAAACACATGTGGAGACTTCAAGAAAGTAAAGTGTGGATCCAGGATAGAGTTTAAATCTTACT GTCAATACTATCCACCTCAACATGGATTTCGAGGTCCACCATGTGAGTTATATCATCCAAATTGCGAGGGGTATCCAGACGGAGCCAATCCCCATACAGAGAAAACTGGAGCAGGATCGCCTTGGTACATGCTTTGCAAGGGCGAAAGATTTATAAAAGAAGGAATCTGCCCAAACGCCAGATATGGTTTCAACAAAAAGACATGTCAGGTTGTTGAATGTAGCCGGAAGATAAATAAGTATTACCCTACTCTAGGGTGCCGGGGATATATCTGGTGTTACTATGGGAGACAATTCCGATACAATTGTGCTGTCGGTACTGTGTTTGATTACAGACGTCAGAGTTGCCAGCATGTCTACGATGTCTGTAAACCTTGTGGAACCAAGTCATG